In one Lathamus discolor isolate bLatDis1 unplaced genomic scaffold, bLatDis1.hap1 Scaffold_215, whole genome shotgun sequence genomic region, the following are encoded:
- the LOC136006462 gene encoding olfactory receptor 14A16-like: protein MSNGSSITQFLLLPFAARRELQLWHFWLFLGISLAALLGHGLIITSTACDQHLHTPMYFFLLNLSLLDLGCISTTVPKSMANSLWNTRAISYTGCAAQAFFFLLFVSAEYFLLTAMSYDRYVAICKPLHYGTLLGSRACVHMAAAAWGTGFLYALLHTASTFSLPLCRGNAVEQFFCEIPQILKLSCSHSHLREVGLLVLSVCLALGCLVFIVVSYVQIFRAVLRIPSEQGRHKAFSTCLPHLAVVALFASTGTFAYLKSPSISSPSLDLVVSLLYSVVPPVLNPLIYSLRNQALKDAVRKRVTGRVSAATHCLLSSAKGSQCSS, encoded by the coding sequence atgtCCAAcggcagctccatcacccagttcctcctcctgccattcGCAGCCAGgcgggagctgcagctctggcactTCTGGCTCTTCCTGGGCATCTCCCTGGCTGCGCTCCTGGGCCACGGCCTCATCatcaccagcacagcctgcgaccagcacctccacacccccatgtacttcttcctcctcaaccTCTCCCTGCTGGACCTGGGCTGCATCTCCACCACTGTCCCCAAATCCATGGCCAATTCCCTCTGGAACACCAGGGCCATCTCCTACACAGGTTGTGCTGCAcaggcctttttctttctcttattcgTTTCAGCAGAGTATTTTCTCCTTACTGCCATGTCCTATGACCGCTACGTGGCCATCTGCAAGCCCCTGCACTATGGGAccctgctgggcagcagagcttgtgtgcacatggcagcagctgcctggggcacTGGGTTTCTCTATGCTCTTTTGCACACAGCCAGTACATTTTCACTACCCCTCTGCCGAGGCAATGCTGTGGAGCAGTTCTTCTGTGaaatcccccagatcctcaagCTCTCCTGCTCACATTCCCACCTCAGGGAGGTTGGGCTCCTTGTGCTAAGTGTCTGTTTGGCACTTGGCTGTCTTGTGTTCATTGTGGTGTCCTATGTGCAGATcttcagggctgtgctgaggaTCCCCTCTGAGCAGGGACGCCACAAAGCCTTTTCCACGTGCCTCCCTCACCTCGCTGTGGTCGCCCTGTTTGCCAGCACTGGCACGTTTGCCTACCTGAAGTCCccctccatctcctccccttccctggaTCTGGTGGTGTCACTGCTGTACTCAGTGGTGCCTCCTGTATTGAACCCCCTCatctacagcctgaggaacCAGGCGCtcaaggatgctgtgaggaaGCGGGTGACTGGACGTGTTTCAGCAGCCACACACTGCCTGCTGTCCTCTGCAAAGGGCTCCCAGTGCAGTTCATGA